The nucleotide sequence TCGTCTATGCTATAATTGTCATAGGGCTAATCTGCTGCTGGATCAAATAGCTTTTACATTTGAACTACTTTTAATGTAGTTGCGGTCCAATAACGTAGTGTAGGCTCCGTATGGCTATAGACTACTATATGTACAAGCATGTTATTTGGTGCTCCCTTAGGCTACTGCTTTCAAGAATATGGCTTCATTGTGAGATGCAATTAATGTTCTAAAGGTGTCATgcaaatgtaatacatttatgTGCGTTTAATGATCAGGAACATGCGCGGACCAATTCTAAATAATTAAACGTTGTATAAGGCCTATCCTAACCCGTCAATATTTGCTATTCAAAGCCTATGCACAAATAGTAGCCTAACTAGTATGTATGGCAAACTGCGAGCTAAACAAAACCACATGCCTAATATCCAGCCAAATAAAATGAAACAGCATAAAATACAGCCCTATAGAATCACTGCAGTAGCCTTAGCCAATGCAGGCCGGTGTTGCTGCATCTCCCACGAAAACAGGCACCTCGAATTGTTCATGCTCAATTATATTGGAaatgttatttatatatatatatatatatagacatgcaGCATTCGCTACAACGACCTTACCTTAACCCCAATTCCAGGTATGAGTTTGTTTTTCACCGAAATAGACGTGAAATCAGTCGATGAGGTGCCTGTATCAATGAACCAGTGAGCAAATTATGAACAGAGCCTCGCGACGCCGTGTTTCTTCGCTGGCATAGTAGTCAAGTACcctatacaaatatatatatatacagcggACTGTGGGATCAGTATAAAGATCTGGCTAATAAAGCCATTTAATGCGGTAATACATGTAAATTCCCTGCTGTGGCTAGTGGGACCACGAGACTGCCATGAAAGGTGTCTTGCAACCAGGCAAAAATGCTTGATCAAATAATCCAAGCCGGTGGGCTCCGATATCCTGTCCACTTGATAGCCTACGCGCTCGCACTCCCTCTCGCTCCACCCGTGATACTGCTAGAGAGAATTCGGCATTAGTGCGTCGAAGGAACTCACCTCCGTATAGCGAAAGAGAGAACGAagtattatctacttcacttgctttgccaatgttaacacgtttcccatgccaataaagtccttgaattgaaattgaattgagagagagaaagagacagagacagaaggggggggggggtttacccGTTATAAATGGTTCCAAGGGATTACAGATAGAAATAGAGATGACCTAGGATTATTTTCCTTAAAAATAGAGATGCATTATAATTATTTTCATATCTCTATGAAATTGTTTGAATGTGTTAGATGCCCCCTTCCATTCCCCGTGAACATATTTCATTTGAGAACATATAGTTTGCGACTATTGGAAGGTAGTTTATGTCATACCGGGATTTGTTTGTGgtgtaattgttttatttatttatttattattagtttattttgatttaactaggcaagtcagttaagaacaaattattatttacaatgctTTTGGGCAAGTATGTGCCGCCCAATCACAggcggatgtgatacagcctgtactcgaaaccagggactgtagtgactcctcttgcacaagatgcagtaccttagaccacttcGCCACTTGGGAGGTGGAATTATTGGCAAGTAGGCATATTATTAAAAGTGCATTCACATAAACTCATTGTATTTCTGGTATGTAAACAGATGATTAACAGTTAACTACATAGCTGCAGGTTAGTAGGAGGGCTAAGGGTGCTACAGCACCCCATGAAATTctgaatttaaaaaatgatttgtaCCTGAAGTGACGTAAAAATGAATCTACTTCAACCTTCAGTAATTGTTCTCTCCTCATCTATAAATTACATGAATGTCCCATAATGAAGAGCCTTTCATACAGGGACCATTTTATGGGAATGCATCTATCAAGGAAAAGTGGGCCTATGTTATGTAACAGAGGTGGTTCTCTGAACCGTCTCTTCCCCCGGCAACTGTATCGCAATGAGTCTGGCGAGAGAAGAATATGTGAACCACATTCACATTCGACACCtgtagggggtggagacaatcacagggacaGGTGAACAGATCAGGCCATGACACTCTTGACATATTTTGGGAAATGCCAACCTTTCAGAActttgtatctccagacagagaacaAAAACAGAATACGTGACTTAAAAGTCTATAAAAGGAATATGTCTTGCCATGAAAATCAACCGTGCGCTATGGTTGATCTGGAAAGATCAACTGACAATAAAGTTTTGAAATTCACACAAAAAAACAGGACTTCTGCACAATGTAACCCTGTTGTGACTGTGTGCGTTTTCCTTTAATTGATGGGGCTGGGAGGATCTATTGCGGAAGTGAGCCTTTTTTGATTATCTAAAAAGGAGCGTTTCCCAAAGTGTCAAAGAGGTTCATTCTGCACGTGTGTTTGCGGATATTGTTGCACACGATCAACGAAGCAAGAAATTGTAACATTCTTCTGTGACCAGTGATATTTTCTTAATCTGTTATTATGTCAGAATCGATCAAGAATGTTGCAATATTTGGGGCCACGGGAATGACCGGACTGGTGACCTTACCACTGGCTGTTGCAGCGGGTAGGCAACGTTTCGAAATGACATGATTTACAAATGGTTGTAGGAGATGATAGGTTAGTGATATGTTATTTACACAATCCCTCATATAGCATTTGCTGTGTAGACTGGCCCAAAGGTGATCGGAGTGTTTTGCCATGTTTCTAAACTATGCTGAACGTTTTCTATGCAATGCTATAGGACAGTAGACATCTGTCATTAACATATGCTATGCTAGTGTAATTGGAAGTATCAATGGTCATCTGGGCTATTTTCCACAGCCTTCCTCTGGGAAAAAAACAGGTATTATATATTGTGCtgttattttatattatattccAATCTGATCTATGCTATTAATTACATAGTTTCAAATGAATAGCCTAAGAATGTAACCCAGTTGTCAATGCTATTTATAAAATGCACACTCAATCACATGTGGCTAACGTGCTAAAATATGCAGATATAATTTGACTTGTTTGATTCACAAGCGTTTTCGTTTCCTTGCTCTGATATCACGAGACAAAAGTGTCGAGTCATGCAAGTCGTTATAGTGTTCTGCTGACTCGTGATTGCTATGAGTGCGTGGCAGATACGTGATAAAGTCCACTGTCTTGCTTATCGTGCTTATCCATAACACTGGGATGGCCTCATCAATTCGATCCATGGCCGTGCTCTAGAATTGAGATCGATTCGTCAAAAATGAACCAATTACATATTCCACTCATCTTCATATTCCAATCAGACTGAAATACCTATGGATCATTGGTAGATGATAAGATGACTCAATAAATTCACAATGCTTCTTTGTTCACCATTGCCCACAGGTTACAATGTGACAGTGCTGGTGAGGGACCCTGCCAGGCTACCTGCAGAACACAAAGCCTGCAGGGTGGTGGTAGGAGATGTCCTCAATAAGGAAGATGTGAAAAAGACTATACAGGGTCAGGATGCTGTTATCATCATTCTAGGCACCAGGACTGACCTCGGTAAGTTTAGGCAGTCTTTCATTAGTAAGTTATAGGAATGTTAAGTTAGTGAAAACATATGTGCAGTTGTGTGAATTAAACCAAGTTATAACAGATATGTtataggggttgggttaaatgcggaagacacatttcagttgaaggcattcagttgtacaactgactaggtatccccctttccctttatacaAGCTGAAATCAATCTTGAAGTAAAAAACAAAATGGAAGTGTTCAGGAGTctcattaaaacatgttttctgCTCTgaggttaaaaaaaatgttttgtaataATATTCAGGGTGAGTTGCAGTAACTAACTGCACTAGGGGTTGCTTAGGCCAGGATATTGGTCGGTATGTTCATGTTTAAAGTTGTAATCCACAGGTCCCACAACAATGATGTCAGAAGGAACCAGAAACATCCTAGACGCCATGAAGGCTGGGGGGATCCGCAAAGTAGTTGGCTGCATGTCAGGTACAGAGGAATCTTGGACAGTCAGGGTTACAGAATCTTTCCAACTTCCAATAAACCACCATAAAGAAAGCACATCCTTATATCGTCCCCCTCTCTGCTTCACAGCCTTCCTCCTATGGGACCGGTCTAAAGTGCCACCCAGGCTCCTGCCGGTCACGGAGGACCATGATAGGATGTACATGGCGCTGAAGGAGTCAGGGCTGGATTTTGTGGCTGTCATGCCCCCTCACATCGACGGTTAGTCATAGCCCTTCCTCATTTCCTGAATCATGAgaaatgtaatattgtactacCATAGACGCATACTGTAAGTGATTGCAGTAGTGACATGATAGGCCTATCATCCTTCCTCACACTCTAACCCACTGGGCAAAGATGgaaattcaacgtctattccacattggttcaatgtaattttaTTGAAATGATGTGGGAAAAACGTTGATTGaaagtgtgtgcccagtgggtaggtaCTGGATGGATTAGTGTTATTCAACTGATATTAAAATAAATAGAGTCACACACtcaatttttttatttcaaaaaAATAGTTTACAGTTTATTCCCCATTGGTCAGCACCTGTATATTAAATAATGTTCTCAGGGGGTGCTCCAGCTAATGCTTTTTATTCAGCTGATATTAAACATTCTAAACCTATTGAGATAAACATTTTCTGAATATCTAATAATATTAGGTGCCTTATATTAAACTGCTAAATATAAATGCACTGCTATTCCCAACAGATAACTTCCCTTTGACTGAGAAGTACACAGTGACAGAGAACATGCTGAAAGGGCGCGTCATTTCCAAATATGACCTGGGACACTTCTTCATCAAGTGCTTGTCCATCTCTGACTGGGACAGGAAGACCGTTGGGGTTTGCGGGGAGTACAGTTAACCCTAACTAGACAGAGCCCCCCTCCTTCCCTGTTTCCATGAAGCAGTTACCACAGCTGGCCTATTAGACATCGCAACTTAGATCTTATTTCTACAGGCCAATCTTTCTTGATTGAAAGAAATGGCAGCTTTGGCCTTTGCTAATGTTTTGTAATTATTTTCATTATCTTGACAATGGATATTATAATGTAGGAAAAACGTAATATGTTAATCATCTTTGTAGTTGTTGTGGGCCTCGGACTTTGTGCAGACTATATcgttcaaatatatattttttcctaaCAGCAATTTAATGTTGAATGTACAGTATGAGTACCAAGTGAGTCAGCAATTAGGCCTATGTGTTATTGATAGCCTATGCCTACTTGTAGCCTGATCGTGTGCTGTGCCAACAAATGTAGACTACAAATGTATATATTCCTAAGAATCATATAATATGTCATCATTTTATAGCTTGCTTTTCAAATAAAGGGTTGCCAGTCTTTGTGTCACTCTCTCTAGAAAAACATGTCGACAATGTTTATCAGAGGTATTTGCTGGCACTATGTTGCTATTGAGGGTGACCAGCTGAACTGGAGTTTGAACCAATAACTGTGGTTTTTGGTGAACTAGCACCTGACCTGTGCCATGAAGGTCTCAAAAGTCTTCTTGGCAGAGGCAGTAGTACACTCACATACAGAGTCACTATTTCCGATATCTAGAAGTGTCACATACACAAGCCCCTTTGTGAACACTTTAAACAAAAGCTTAGAGACTGCTGTGACTATCCCACCACTGTCAACACTAATATAGAGACAAACAGGTAGGCATGCAATGACTTGTGAAATCTAATATCACAGTATCATGGGCATGCAAAGCATTCAGTAACTTGTTGAGCAATGTAGCTCGTGACAGTCCATAGCTGGCTTTGTCAAAATAGGCCAGCCTACTGTAAACCCAAAGAAGTTGCTTGCTTATCATAAACTcatgttttaaaaaaaagttatatttACTTATTTTAATTTAGTATTATTTGAGAAATGTTATCCGATTCACCTGCATTAGTAATTTGccttaaatatgtattttttattcTTATGTAGGCTACCCTAGTGATGTAATGCACTCATGTAACTCGCCGCTTGTCACTATTTCCAGCACCCAGGGAAAATACTACAGTATAAGCTAAAACCACTCCTCCAATAGAAATCGCTGATCACACTtggggtgcgttcgtaaattaaTTCTGGCTATCTACTCAGTTTTATGAGTACACTCTGCAACACGGGAGGCAATTTACGAACGCACCATTGTAGATGAAGGCATGACGACCATGGCTAGCTAAACTCATGCGTAGAAACACATTATCGGGTCTAACGGTCGTCTCGCGACAAATCACAGGCAAAAGTTATTTTGACGAAAATGAAAACGTTTCAGTTTGTCACGAAGTTTGAGTAATAATATGTTCAACTACTTACGACGGTGTGCTTTTAGATTTCGAGAAAATTGAGAACTAATGAAGAATTGTTCACTTCTCTCCTTGACTTGATTTTGGCGAGAGTCAAACCTCTCGCTTCGCCTTTTCCTCTCTGGTGAAACTTAAATCTCGGGCGGGAACAAGTTTACGTTTTAGTTTGCCGGTGGATTGTGTACGGAGTTGGCGAGCTAGGCAAACAAATATATTTGGAGCTAACAGCATTCTTTACATTTGTATATTGAAAAGATACCTGGAGCCAGAAGAACAGTTGCGCACGACAGGTTTGTTGTTTTGTCAAATTTCGACAAAGTAACGTTAAGGAAGTGAAGAGAAAGCTAttgctagctacctagctaaccaACGTTAGCTACTGTACTAACGTTAGCTGTCTAGgcatttatttactagctaattaTCACCGGGACATAGCTATATTACTAGCTAATTATTATCCCACAACTGCAGTCAACTCACCATGTAACGTGATGTGATCTTTAAAGATTCTTACCAAGTTTTGTGTTCTCCCTCCAGCTAACAGTAACAACGTTTGGTCGAGGAGGATGATGATATCCAAGGGACAGAAGCGCAAACTTCATGATGATGTCGTGGGGTGCATGCGTAGCGCCACTTGGGAGAGCCAGCGGCAGTCAGTGCTGGGCATCTCCCTCGACAAGTACCACCGCGGGAAGGCACTGGTGGAGCCTAGTTTGCGCCGCTCGGTGTTGATAGCCAACACCCTGCGGCAGATACACATAGAAAACAAGCCTCCATCTGGGCTAGTTAACCTGACAGGACCTGTGCCACCCATGGTCCCATCTAACCCCTGCACCCAACGGGAGTCTGGTCTGGGTGTTGTAAACAGTGTCGAGGACATGGAGGAGGTCTGGATGTCCTCGGAGAGTGACTTCTCCCTGTCAGCTGCAGTCTCCTCCATCCTGAAAGAACTAGACTTGGCTGTTGATGGAGGGCCAGGGCCTCAGGCACCTCAGAGGACACCTTTCATGTCCATTGAGAACCTACCTGGAGACGTGGGGTCCAGACAGGCCCCCACATGGCACTGGAGTTCTGAGTGGCGCCCTGGGGGTTCTAGAACCTCAGAGGGGGTGGCTTTTGGTAGTGTGGAGGAGGTCATGCATTCCAGCTACCTGCATGATGTGAAACTGGATGAACTTTTCCATGACATTGACACGTCTGTGTTTGACAGGGAGATGGGGGTCCGAGCTCTCTCTGCTGCAGCCAGTGACGAGCTGCTTAAGTAtttaccctctctgtcctccGTTCCACCCACTtcaccctctcccttctccctcaacCAGAGCTTCAGGGACCTGAATGAGCTGGAGCACATCATGGAAATACTGGTAGAGTCTTGATCACCAGAACTTTGAGGAAATTATTACATTATTAAGAGAACAAGATGTTGAAATGTAGTGTTTACTCTGTCCAGTTTATCACATGGTTTAATGACTGAAATGTGCTGTTTTTATACAAAAGAATGAAAGGCTGAATGAGAGACTAGCCTACTTTTTTAATTAGTGGTgttttaaatgttaaatgtaatatcCATTATGTCTAGCTATATTAAGAGATTATATTGTAAGATATTGCTAATAGCAAAGCAGTTCAGATTGATGTCCAATTAATTAATTAGTGGGTAGGATTGACTCAAACAGTTGGAATTTTGGATTACCATTACATGCCTCAGGCATCTATTGAAGAGAAGATAGAGGACAGTTTTTAAATGTGAAAAAAAAACTCTAACCTGAGGGGAAATGTCTTCTGTGAAGAAATCCATTTCATTGGTAAGTTGTGGGTTAATGTTGAACACATTCTCACATCCTTCAATATCACAAAAGTACatctacctttatttaactaggcaagtcagttaaggacaaattcttattttcaatgacggcttaggaacagtgggataactgcctgttcaggggcagaatgacagatttgtaccttgtcagctcggggatttgaacttgcaaccttccagttactagtccaaccagccctaaccactaggctaccctgccaccctataATACTGCATTGTATTTGTCAGTATGCTCTTTAGTAGTAGTCTACTTTGCCAAACCAGTATGCATAATTAGGCTACATATTGAGCTGTGCCACTAACTTACAGTTAGCTTCAGCCATTAGCAAATACAAATATTACCTTAACCTGAGTTACTGGCTGTGAAATGTCATGGTGCTTACCAGTAGTTCAATATCCGGTTATAACAGCTGGAGGTAATATAGAGGAATTCCTCAATTTGGTTCTGTTGTGTGTGTGCAATGATGTCTAAGGggggaaattgtgtttttttttttgcagtaacTTGGTTTTTGTATTATCCCAAACGAACTTGGCAGTTTCATCAATAAGGATTTCATTAACGTTTATTGTGCTGCATTTTTATAGAAAATGTCTAACCAGTGTCAGAAATGGTTCAAAGGAGGAGTTATTTATAGAAACTTAATATTTAAATGTTCAGCTAAATATGTAATCTTTATGTTTCACAATTGCAGTttgttttacattacattacatttaagtcatttagcagacgctcttatccagagcgacttacatattcTTGCTTATATAATGTATTTTGGCTTAATACCCTGAAAAAGGAAATTATGCCCACATTTTACAATAAAATACATGTAAGTGCACTGTCTAATTTATGCCCATTGACGTAGTATAAATTCTGAAATTAAACGGGTTTGTGCCAATCTTTTCAAACAGTTTCACTTGTCTAAACTGCGGCAGTAGAATCACACCTCTTCGGTGGGGATCCTGCTGCAGAACACGAGCAAGCAGCCAGAGAAAAATACTCAATGTACCGTGTTGACCCCTAGTGGACATAAGTGTCAGAACAATGCAAGTGTAGCTGGATCATGTGCTGTTGAATTGTTGAAGTGCATGTGAAAAGTGTAATAAGTTTGTAGCAACTGATAATGTATTAACTAACTGCCAATAATGTAATCGCTGCTAATGTAATAACCTTTGTATTTATCATGTAATAAATAGCCAATAAATATACTGAACGCATAACGTGATAGCTTTTTTGCGCGTAATGTAATCATTATTACATTATGCTTTGATTGCAGACATTGAAACCAATCGATAGCGATAGCGCTGACAACATCTAAGTATTCATATGGAAAACTCCTGGTAGCTCATAAAGCCGAAATCATTTGAATTTCAAGCGTGCCATATTGGTGAATGGGCCCAGAGAAAGGAGATGGAATCTCATTGGGTAATGAATTGAGGAACGTTTAACGCCCCACCCAGCAGACTGTCTACAAATCTCGTTCACGTTATGCAGCGTCACACGGTTGCTAAAATAATCGTCTCACAATCTCTTTGTGTCAGGGTATGAGTCGAGAAACGGTTATTTTCCTCGACCGTACTTAATTTCACGATTCCAAAGCTATACAGTATCACATATAGCAATTTAAATAGCTCATATCATGGAAAATATTTGTAATTCTGTACATCTTGTTGACAAAATTCATGCTAATGTTGACTTTTTGAGCTTAGCGCCCAATTGACTCCCATTCACCCCTTGAAGGAGAGCGCTTCTTGTCCCATAATAATAGCCCAGCATGCACCTCGTGGCCCATTGCCTTATTATGGACAACGTTTCCCATCTCCTCAAAAGTATATCTGCCCTTGCGAATGTCAGACTCCACTCTGTGAGGCTCATCGATCTGCAGTTTGAACATGGTGAGACTAGACTCCTAAATTGATAGTGTAGTTTGTTTAAGCAGCTAAATATATACTTTACATGGTGATATTGtctttggtattattgtgtgtagccaGCCTATAGAGCAAGCATTGCATTGTGAACTTTGTCGTCgacttgagctgcaacagatttccacaaCGATTTTCTATGTTGCTACCAACCTTATTACAATGCCAAAATTTCTCtcacatatgtgttatttcacactGTAAATTAAAGGAATGGGTGGTTTTGGGTGAAAATGTTCTTTAATGTCTATGGTATGAGGGTGCAAGCTTCCTCATAGCCTGCCGGCCAGTGATTGGACTGTGTTAGCACGTGGTCTTGTGTGACGGaaaatgtatactgaacaaaaataaacgcaacatgcaacaatttcaaagattttacttaagttacagctcatataaggaaatcagtcagtttAAATCAatccattaggccctaatctatggattccacatgactgagaatacagatatgtTGGTCAGAGCtacccagtggtggaaaaagttccCAATAGCCATATTTGAGTAAAATGAATAGCCATATAGAGTGAAAATGAAAGTCAgacagtaaaatattacttgactaaaagtctaaaagtatttggttttaaatatacttaaatatcaaaagtaaaagtataaatactttgaaattccttatattaagagaAGCAGAGCGCACCATTTTGTTGTTTTTAAAATTTACggacattatttacaaaatatGCATTTGTGTTTTGTGAGTCCACCAGGCCAGAGGCAGTACCATGTGTTttaccattttcctgtcctgctaagcattcaaaagagtacttttggttgtcagggaaaatgtatgtagtaaaaagtacagtattttctttagtaatgtagtgaagtaaaagtagtcaaaaatataaatagtaaagtacagttacccaaacttcacattttagtgtccccatcacaaggtgcacctgtgtaatgaccatgctgtttaatcagcctcctgttatgccacacctgtcaggttgatggattattttggcaaaggagacatGCTCACTAACATGTATGGCCATTGCTGCTTCGTGTGATGTATTATTGTCTCTACCTttttgctgttgtctgtgcccaacaatGTTTGTATTATGTttgtgttgtatcatgttgtgctgctaccgtgttgttttcatgatgtgttgctaccatgctgtgttgtcatgttccTGCCATGCTGTTGTTGCCCTAGGTCTCTTTTTatctagtgttgtggtgtctctcttgtcgtgatgtgtgttttgacctacatttttatttttaattcctGCCCCCGTACCCGCAGGAGGCCGTTTTGCctcttggtaggccgtcattgtaaataagaatttgttcttaactgacttgcctagttaaatatattgTAATGAAACAACAGGGAGAAGGTCTCAAACCCTCGACCttcgagcccgaggtccggcgcgctatcgactgtgccgcaaaagcatttTCCGAGCTTATAAATCCAGGGACATTTgttcacaaaatttgagagaaatacactttttgtgcATATAGGCTTTCGGCACCGCTAGGTTGCTATGCAGTAACCGCCCAGCAGAGTGACACTGGATTCATCAACCTAAATTATTTTCATCAATAGTGTAATAACTTAAACCAATcacttattttatattttttacagatttttctctccaattttgtggtatccaaacACCCAAActctctgtcttgtctcatcgctgcaactctcgtatggactcgggagaggcgtgCATCGTCCcaaacacgacccaaccaagccgcactgcttcttgacacaatgcccacttaacccggaagccagccgcacataTGTGTggctggcgaccgtgtcagcgtgcactgcgcccggcccgccacaggagttgctagtgcgtgatgggacaaggatatccctgccggccaaaccctccctaacccggacgacgctagaccTTTCAGGTCAACCAGTACAAGAAACATTTTAATACAAAGTTGCATTCATGGCTCTAtttcacatacagtgcattcggaaagttttcagaccccttgactactcccacattttcttacgttacagccttattctaaaataagtCTGTCCTTAAGCCACTCccgcattgtcttggctgtagggttaggttcgttgtcctgttggaaggtgaacctttgccccagtctgaggtgctgagcgctctggagcaggtttcatcaaggatctctctatactttgctctgttcctctttcccctcgatcctgactagtctctcagtcccttccgctgaacaacatccccacagcatgctgccaccaccatgcttcaccgtagggatggtaccaggtttcctccacacgtgatgcttggcattcaggccaaagagttcattcttggtttcatcagataagagcatcttttttctcatggtctgtgtcctttaggtgccttttggcaaactccaagcgggctgtcatgtgccttttcctgtgcagtggcttctatctggccactctaccataaaggcctgattggtggagtgctgcagggatggttgtttttctggaaggttctcccatcgtcatccaaggaactctggagctctgtcagagtgaccattgggtcctTGGTCACCGCCCTGACCAACGCCCTTCTcacccaattgctcagttttgccgggcagccagctctaggaagagtcttggtggtttcaaacttcttccattttagaatgatggaggccactgtgttcttggagaccttcaatgctgcagaca is from Oncorhynchus gorbuscha isolate QuinsamMale2020 ecotype Even-year linkage group LG19, OgorEven_v1.0, whole genome shotgun sequence and encodes:
- the LOC124005618 gene encoding flavin reductase (NADPH)-like, whose protein sequence is MSESIKNVAIFGATGMTGLVTLPLAVAAGYNVTVLVRDPARLPAEHKACRVVVGDVLNKEDVKKTIQGQDAVIIILGTRTDLGPTTMMSEGTRNILDAMKAGGIRKVVGCMSAFLLWDRSKVPPRLLPVTEDHDRMYMALKESGLDFVAVMPPHIDDNFPLTEKYTVTENMLKGRVISKYDLGHFFIKCLSISDWDRKTVGVCGEYS
- the LOC124005713 gene encoding SERTA domain-containing protein 3-like; its protein translation is MMISKGQKRKLHDDVVGCMRSATWESQRQSVLGISLDKYHRGKALVEPSLRRSVLIANTLRQIHIENKPPSGLVNLTGPVPPMVPSNPCTQRESGLGVVNSVEDMEEVWMSSESDFSLSAAVSSILKELDLAVDGGPGPQAPQRTPFMSIENLPGDVGSRQAPTWHWSSEWRPGGSRTSEGVAFGSVEEVMHSSYLHDVKLDELFHDIDTSVFDREMGVRALSAAASDELLKYLPSLSSVPPTSPSPFSLNQSFRDLNELEHIMEILVES